From Halosolutus amylolyticus, a single genomic window includes:
- a CDS encoding sensor histidine kinase: MDSGDRFAPVTGGRRLILALGAMYLVLAVGWAVAPTSPEMSLSNSLIVTGFIGGSGLVLFVGGYRLPRTDVHPKFYPVIARWCLLGIGAILAILGLYNFQPGPGLSNPVRSVLILTGFSAVAGYGVGWYASQAKTNAYRAERQNRLLERTQRQLEESNERLEGFAYAASHDLQEPLRMVSSYVRLIERRYGDDLDDDGEEFIEYAIDGTERMREMIDGLLEYSRVDTRGEPLEPVDLDAVLADVRQDLELRIEETDATIETDELPRVQGDETQLRQLFQNLLSNAIEYSGEGPPRIDVSAEREATEWVVSVRDRGIGIDPADQDRVFEVFQRLHTQEEHSGTGIGLAICKRIVERHGGEIWIDSEPGAGTTFAFTLPEATAGTDDRSTATDSVST; this comes from the coding sequence ATGGACAGCGGGGACCGCTTCGCACCCGTCACTGGCGGGCGACGACTGATTCTCGCTCTCGGCGCGATGTACCTCGTACTCGCTGTGGGTTGGGCAGTCGCACCGACGTCCCCGGAGATGTCCCTGTCGAACAGCCTCATCGTCACCGGCTTCATCGGCGGGTCCGGACTCGTCCTCTTCGTCGGCGGCTACCGACTGCCCCGCACCGACGTCCACCCGAAATTTTATCCCGTCATCGCCAGGTGGTGTCTCCTCGGCATCGGAGCGATACTCGCCATTCTCGGGCTCTACAACTTCCAGCCCGGACCGGGCCTCTCGAATCCCGTCCGATCGGTCCTCATCCTCACGGGGTTCAGCGCCGTCGCCGGATACGGCGTGGGGTGGTACGCCTCGCAGGCGAAGACGAACGCCTATCGAGCCGAACGGCAAAACCGGCTGCTGGAACGCACGCAACGGCAACTCGAAGAATCGAACGAACGCCTCGAGGGGTTCGCCTACGCCGCCTCTCACGACCTGCAGGAACCCCTCCGGATGGTGTCGAGTTACGTGCGACTCATCGAGCGGCGGTACGGCGACGACCTCGACGACGACGGCGAGGAGTTCATCGAGTACGCCATCGACGGGACGGAGCGCATGCGCGAGATGATCGACGGCCTGCTCGAGTACTCGCGCGTGGATACGCGCGGCGAACCGCTCGAACCCGTCGATCTCGACGCGGTGCTCGCGGACGTGCGCCAGGATCTCGAACTCCGGATCGAGGAGACCGACGCGACGATCGAAACCGACGAGTTGCCCCGCGTTCAGGGCGACGAGACCCAGTTGCGCCAGCTTTTCCAGAACCTGCTCTCGAACGCGATCGAGTACAGCGGCGAGGGTCCGCCGCGGATCGACGTGTCCGCCGAACGGGAGGCCACCGAGTGGGTCGTCTCGGTTCGCGATCGCGGCATCGGGATCGATCCGGCGGACCAGGATCGGGTCTTCGAGGTCTTCCAGCGTCTCCACACGCAGGAAGAACACTCGGGGACGGGGATCGGACTCGCGATCTGCAAGCGGATCGTCGAGCGCCACGGCGGCGAGATCTGGATCGATTCGGAGCCGGGTGCGGGGACGACGTTCGCGTTCACGTTACCGGAAGCAACCGCCGGAACGGACGATCGGTCGACGGCGACCGATTCGGTGTCGACCTGA
- a CDS encoding flippase has translation MNRSITSGVVSVVSAKLVVLVVTTLSTPLLYRFLGASAFGEYAFLLSVFAIYMIFVSSGITDGVRKFLAEDRGEANWSEHVVGFYFRLAVLLAAVGALVLVLATRFGLVARAFGAELAPYFYVLAVLVISAQFRDYARKTLMGFGLERYSEPLKILDKLGFVAIAIPLTYAGVGVVGALAGHLVASLLVTVAGLALVHRRISLSCVFSRPPNRFPRRKMLTFNSLNIALVFLLMSLYHIDIVMLQRFSESSAVGNYRAALTLAEFLWFVPLAIQTVFVHSTSELWSQNRHREISKLASRTTRYTFLLTAVMAVGLAALADVAVPIYFGEEAVPAIEPLLLLLPGALGFALARPILAVSQGNGALRYPILATGSAAVINVVLNVALIPRYGMHGAAVATSVGYGSMFVFHCWTARLVGFDPLADARLGRVALATAFAAVPIVALSTAIANPWVALALVPPIGFVVFLGFALLVGALDPAEPFEVLASFPDPIGTKADAIHRRLEGVGRDGSARDWVQSLLVLAGLSLLVSGLALGVLGPDLQYVLS, from the coding sequence CGTTCGGCGAGTACGCGTTCTTGCTCTCCGTGTTCGCGATCTACATGATCTTCGTCAGTTCCGGGATCACGGACGGCGTCCGGAAGTTCCTCGCCGAGGATCGCGGCGAGGCGAACTGGAGCGAACACGTCGTCGGCTTCTACTTCCGGCTGGCGGTTCTGCTCGCCGCCGTCGGGGCGCTCGTACTCGTCCTCGCGACCCGGTTCGGGCTCGTCGCCCGCGCGTTCGGGGCCGAACTGGCGCCGTACTTCTACGTCCTCGCCGTGCTCGTGATCTCGGCGCAGTTTCGCGACTACGCCCGGAAGACGCTCATGGGCTTCGGGCTCGAGCGGTACTCGGAGCCGCTGAAGATCCTCGACAAACTCGGCTTCGTCGCGATCGCGATCCCGTTGACCTACGCCGGGGTCGGCGTCGTGGGTGCGCTCGCGGGCCACCTGGTCGCGAGCCTGCTCGTGACGGTCGCCGGTCTGGCGCTCGTCCACCGCCGGATCTCGCTGTCGTGCGTGTTCAGCCGCCCGCCGAACCGGTTTCCGCGACGGAAGATGCTCACGTTCAACTCGCTGAACATCGCGCTCGTCTTCCTGCTGATGTCGCTGTACCACATCGACATCGTGATGCTCCAGCGCTTCAGCGAGAGTTCGGCCGTGGGGAACTACCGGGCGGCGCTCACGCTCGCCGAGTTCCTCTGGTTCGTCCCGCTGGCGATCCAGACGGTGTTCGTCCACTCCACGTCGGAACTGTGGTCACAGAACCGCCACCGAGAGATTTCGAAACTGGCCTCGCGGACGACGCGGTACACGTTCCTGCTGACGGCCGTCATGGCGGTTGGACTCGCGGCCCTTGCGGACGTCGCCGTCCCGATCTACTTCGGCGAGGAGGCCGTCCCGGCGATCGAGCCCCTCCTGCTGTTGCTCCCGGGCGCGCTCGGCTTCGCGCTCGCCCGGCCGATCCTCGCGGTCTCGCAGGGCAACGGGGCCCTCAGGTACCCGATCCTTGCCACCGGCAGCGCAGCCGTCATCAACGTCGTGCTCAACGTCGCGCTCATCCCCCGATACGGGATGCACGGTGCGGCCGTCGCGACCAGCGTGGGGTACGGATCGATGTTCGTCTTCCACTGCTGGACCGCGCGCCTCGTCGGCTTCGACCCCCTCGCGGACGCGCGCCTCGGGCGGGTGGCGCTGGCGACTGCCTTCGCGGCCGTCCCCATCGTCGCCCTCTCGACGGCGATCGCGAACCCGTGGGTCGCGCTCGCACTCGTCCCCCCGATCGGGTTCGTCGTCTTCCTCGGGTTCGCACTGCTCGTCGGCGCGCTGGATCCGGCGGAACCGTTCGAGGTCCTGGCGTCGTTTCCGGACCCGATCGGGACGAAAGCGGACGCGATCCACCGGCGGCTCGAGGGCGTAGGTCGCGACGGCTCCGCCCGCGACTGGGTCCAGAGCCTGCTGGTTCTGGCCGGCCTGTCGCTGCTCGTCTCGGGGCTCGCCCTCGGCGTCCTGGGTCCTGATCTCCAGTACGTGCTTTCTTGA
- a CDS encoding polysaccharide deacetylase family protein, translated as MTAQRTTRRRFLALSGAAGITGMAGCTDRLQSATDRIGDDSSDENGTGSDGSTASAVTEGVPPLETEYDSRERFRQPGTSLDDFSNVDAWDVVQGSGEADEEVVFDGDQSLRLQSNGSENVVAQRDLSGEDLTATDLSFAVRTTTPQNLTINLRIVDQFGSERVHSLREITYRTPDVGWFRSSPGVFQQSEYEPAMDHLDRLEIQVLHSMPEAEVWIDDLRTHERPESGYVMLTWDDGTRDYYETAAPLHDEFGFRTVQAPIPRWVEQGRDGTMSISELKERQDEGDQIVVHGTHNPIAELDDDDAIDARLRQDKQWFIDNEFEGANYIVYPHNSFDRTSLEHKTSYHHCGGFNQAGNVNTTNVYGFDPLVLPRTIGHNLDISKRCVDLAAANNQCTILNFHTFEANNTMPEDDYEALLEHIDEADVEVVTFDDLWTMRTENH; from the coding sequence ATGACAGCGCAACGTACGACGCGACGACGGTTCCTCGCACTGTCGGGTGCGGCCGGTATCACCGGGATGGCCGGCTGTACCGATCGGCTCCAGTCGGCGACCGACCGCATCGGTGACGACTCCTCGGACGAGAACGGGACCGGCTCGGACGGTTCCACGGCGTCCGCGGTCACGGAGGGCGTTCCGCCGCTCGAAACCGAGTACGACAGTCGAGAGCGGTTTCGCCAGCCGGGGACGTCGCTGGACGACTTCAGCAACGTCGACGCCTGGGACGTCGTCCAGGGGTCGGGCGAGGCCGACGAGGAGGTCGTCTTCGACGGCGACCAGAGCCTCAGACTCCAGTCGAACGGCAGTGAGAACGTCGTCGCACAGCGCGACCTCTCGGGCGAAGACCTGACGGCGACGGACCTGTCGTTCGCGGTCCGGACGACGACACCCCAGAACCTGACGATCAACCTGCGGATCGTCGACCAGTTCGGCAGCGAGCGCGTCCACTCGCTCCGGGAGATCACGTACCGGACGCCCGACGTCGGCTGGTTCCGATCGAGCCCCGGGGTCTTCCAGCAGAGCGAATACGAACCCGCAATGGATCACCTCGATCGGCTCGAGATCCAGGTGCTTCACTCCATGCCGGAGGCGGAGGTCTGGATCGACGACCTGCGGACCCACGAGCGGCCGGAGTCGGGCTACGTCATGTTGACCTGGGACGACGGGACCCGCGACTACTACGAGACGGCCGCGCCGCTTCACGACGAGTTCGGCTTCCGGACGGTCCAGGCGCCGATTCCGCGGTGGGTCGAACAGGGTCGAGACGGCACCATGTCGATCTCGGAACTCAAAGAGCGTCAGGACGAGGGCGATCAGATCGTCGTCCACGGCACCCACAACCCGATCGCCGAACTCGACGACGACGACGCGATCGACGCCCGGCTGCGCCAGGACAAGCAGTGGTTCATCGACAACGAGTTCGAGGGCGCGAACTACATCGTCTACCCCCACAACAGCTTCGACAGGACGAGCCTCGAGCACAAGACGAGCTACCACCACTGCGGCGGGTTCAACCAGGCCGGCAACGTCAACACCACGAACGTCTACGGGTTCGACCCGCTGGTGCTCCCGCGAACGATCGGCCACAACCTCGACATCTCGAAGCGGTGTGTCGACCTCGCCGCGGCCAACAACCAGTGTACGATCCTGAACTTCCACACCTTCGAGGCCAACAACACGATGCCGGAAGACGACTACGAGGCGCTACTCGAACACATCGACGAGGCCGACGTCGAGGTCGTCACGTTCGACGACCTCTGGACGATGCGGACTGAAAACCACTGA
- a CDS encoding PKD domain-containing protein: MERDSLSRRTALTLTASSALTTVGVARTDDGAAADDDSVSRDSFVVREGTDQETTVYVTTADAEGPTVVVVGGLHGNEVAGYVAAGEIADWPIDAGRLVTIPEANAVAIDRGTRTDDEGVDLNRQFPEGSEPAMDLARAIWGVVTEYDADVVVDLHESTGIYAGDPVDGVGQAIFRSDGGTAAETAVDAVEYVNRNYVDDPDRAFQTGRFSSPSTEPNGLLVHKAARDLDAESYLVETLSTDVDLETRVQWHSAIAGRLVGDHLFSDGTPDGIDAADDVDEDPDESEDSAGERPDGADREPPIARINTVPAWAPELDLEPGQTVTLDGSCSCAPDGDLVCYEWRIGQDGTFDETGETIDVTIGATGDHPIVLRVTDDAGLTDTAELTLSTD; encoded by the coding sequence ATGGAACGCGATAGCCTTTCACGACGGACCGCATTGACGCTCACAGCAAGTTCTGCGCTCACGACCGTCGGCGTCGCCCGGACGGACGACGGGGCGGCGGCGGACGACGACAGCGTGTCTCGCGACTCGTTCGTCGTTCGCGAGGGGACCGACCAGGAGACGACAGTGTACGTCACGACCGCGGACGCGGAGGGCCCCACGGTCGTCGTCGTCGGCGGCCTCCACGGGAACGAGGTCGCGGGGTACGTGGCGGCCGGCGAAATCGCCGACTGGCCGATCGACGCCGGTCGACTCGTCACGATCCCCGAGGCGAACGCCGTCGCGATCGATCGGGGGACCAGGACCGACGACGAGGGCGTCGACCTCAACCGGCAGTTCCCCGAGGGCAGCGAGCCGGCGATGGACCTCGCACGGGCGATCTGGGGCGTCGTTACCGAGTACGACGCCGACGTGGTGGTCGACCTCCACGAGTCGACCGGGATCTACGCGGGCGATCCCGTCGACGGCGTCGGACAGGCGATCTTCCGATCGGACGGCGGGACGGCCGCCGAAACCGCCGTGGACGCCGTCGAGTACGTAAACCGCAACTACGTGGACGACCCCGACCGCGCGTTCCAGACGGGGCGCTTCTCGAGTCCCAGCACGGAGCCGAACGGCCTCCTCGTTCACAAGGCGGCCCGCGACCTGGACGCCGAGTCGTACCTCGTGGAAACGCTCTCGACCGACGTCGATCTCGAGACCCGCGTCCAGTGGCACTCGGCGATTGCCGGCCGACTCGTCGGCGACCACCTGTTCTCGGACGGGACGCCCGACGGCATCGACGCAGCCGACGACGTCGACGAGGATCCGGACGAATCCGAGGATTCCGCCGGAGAGCGTCCGGACGGCGCCGACCGCGAGCCACCGATCGCGAGGATCAACACTGTTCCCGCGTGGGCGCCCGAACTGGACCTCGAACCGGGCCAGACGGTTACGCTCGACGGGTCGTGCTCGTGTGCGCCGGACGGTGACCTCGTCTGCTACGAGTGGCGAATCGGGCAGGACGGAACGTTCGACGAAACGGGCGAGACGATCGACGTGACGATCGGCGCGACCGGCGACCATCCGATCGTCTTGCGGGTCACCGACGACGCGGGGCTGACCGACACGGCGGAGCTCACGCTCTCGACCGACTGA
- a CDS encoding polysaccharide deacetylase family protein: MTNRNRRSFVTTVAATGTLGLAGCLSSVREWRGEGEEPTATESPGDGDGSAGTDLPALPGESIADFEDLDGWTSMIDAGELEAATDDPYGGSQSARLTADAETDYAAIYTAQTDGLDLRGKSLSLAVSFTGRDQLHLTLELFAPNSRNVHTLRRTLTGPADRWVRVDFGTGGIDTQPDLADVREIRLAARRRGDRSGPIECRVDDLRAVDRPGTGKVVLLFDGTLESHYATAREHMDEYGFPGVEAVIPEAVGEGGRLAIDQLDALSNAGWDMVARPRTGAQFLHEYTPEEQEGMIRRTKAFLENRGYEAGAKCFVTPRNVLGTESIDLVREYHEAAFRFGGGPNGLPLTDPHNLGFFSGDAGEETRTYVDFAAEYGQLAVLHFEHVGPEGISEGAFADLLAHVDAADVEVVTATELLEDA; encoded by the coding sequence ATGACGAACCGAAACCGACGATCGTTCGTAACCACGGTTGCAGCGACCGGAACGCTCGGACTGGCCGGGTGCCTCTCGAGCGTGCGCGAGTGGCGCGGCGAGGGCGAGGAGCCGACGGCCACGGAGTCTCCGGGGGATGGGGACGGATCCGCGGGGACCGACCTGCCGGCCCTGCCCGGAGAGTCGATCGCTGACTTCGAGGACCTCGACGGGTGGACGTCGATGATCGACGCCGGGGAACTCGAGGCCGCGACGGACGATCCGTACGGGGGGTCACAGTCGGCGCGCCTGACGGCCGACGCGGAGACCGATTACGCGGCCATCTACACGGCGCAGACCGACGGGCTGGACCTGCGCGGCAAGAGCCTCTCGCTCGCGGTCTCGTTCACCGGCCGCGACCAGCTTCACCTCACGCTCGAACTGTTCGCGCCGAACTCGCGCAACGTCCACACCCTGCGTCGCACGCTCACGGGTCCGGCCGATCGCTGGGTTCGCGTCGACTTCGGTACGGGCGGGATCGACACCCAGCCCGACCTCGCCGACGTTCGGGAAATCCGGCTGGCCGCCCGCCGTCGCGGCGACCGGTCCGGCCCGATCGAGTGTCGGGTCGACGACCTCCGGGCGGTCGATCGACCGGGGACGGGGAAGGTCGTGTTGCTGTTCGACGGAACACTCGAGAGTCACTACGCGACCGCCCGCGAACACATGGACGAGTACGGGTTCCCGGGCGTCGAGGCCGTCATCCCCGAAGCCGTCGGCGAAGGGGGCCGGCTCGCGATCGACCAACTCGACGCGCTGTCGAACGCCGGCTGGGATATGGTGGCCCGGCCGCGAACCGGCGCGCAGTTCCTCCACGAGTACACGCCCGAGGAACAGGAAGGAATGATCCGGCGGACGAAAGCGTTCCTCGAGAACCGGGGCTACGAGGCGGGCGCGAAGTGCTTCGTCACCCCGCGAAACGTGCTCGGGACGGAGTCGATCGACCTCGTGCGGGAGTACCACGAGGCGGCGTTCCGGTTCGGCGGCGGCCCGAACGGCCTGCCGCTTACGGACCCGCACAACCTCGGGTTCTTCTCCGGCGACGCCGGCGAAGAGACCAGGACGTACGTCGACTTCGCCGCCGAGTACGGCCAGCTCGCGGTCCTCCACTTCGAGCACGTCGGCCCGGAGGGGATCAGCGAGGGTGCGTTCGCGGACCTGCTCGCGCACGTCGACGCCGCCGACGTCGAGGTCGTCACCGCGACGGAGCTGCTGGAGGACGCATGA
- a CDS encoding glycosyltransferase family 2 protein translates to MYRGATVGVVLPAYNEAGFVGDVIHEMPAYVDRIYAIDDRSTDSTWDEIREAARDDADSTAVDDAENVGQLVADGGASALAARATVHDAIGRVVPIQHRENRGAGGAIKTGYLAALADGVDATVTVDADGQMDLSQMPRLLDPIVEGQADYAKGNRLLSAEYRTAMPRFRFVGNAILSVLTKIASGYWKTMDPQNGYTAISHDALAAIEVENLYEYYGYCNDLLVKLNVRGMRVADVAMPAVYGEEESSIAYAEYIPKVSLMLLGNFLWRQKTKYLVLDFHPLALFYLVGAGTAAIGVLGTLLTVGTALSAIGAPVVQGSTSLLLFLAGVAFLLFAMVFDMAESEHLEAQIH, encoded by the coding sequence ATGTACCGGGGCGCAACCGTCGGCGTCGTGTTGCCCGCCTACAACGAGGCGGGCTTCGTCGGCGACGTGATCCACGAGATGCCAGCGTACGTCGATCGAATCTACGCGATCGACGATCGATCGACCGACAGCACGTGGGACGAGATCCGCGAGGCGGCACGCGACGATGCAGATTCGACGGCGGTAGACGACGCCGAGAACGTGGGCCAGCTCGTGGCCGACGGCGGCGCGTCCGCCCTCGCGGCGCGGGCGACGGTCCACGACGCGATCGGTCGCGTCGTCCCGATCCAGCACCGGGAGAACCGCGGTGCGGGCGGCGCGATCAAGACCGGGTATCTCGCCGCGCTCGCCGACGGCGTGGACGCGACGGTCACCGTCGATGCGGACGGCCAGATGGACCTCTCGCAGATGCCGCGACTGCTCGACCCGATCGTCGAGGGACAGGCCGACTACGCGAAGGGGAACCGACTCCTCTCGGCGGAGTACCGGACGGCGATGCCGCGCTTCCGGTTCGTCGGGAACGCGATCCTCTCGGTCCTGACGAAGATCGCGTCCGGCTACTGGAAGACAATGGACCCCCAGAACGGCTACACCGCGATCTCACACGACGCGCTCGCCGCGATCGAGGTCGAGAACCTCTACGAGTACTACGGCTACTGCAACGACCTGCTGGTGAAACTGAACGTCCGCGGGATGCGCGTCGCCGACGTGGCGATGCCGGCCGTCTACGGCGAGGAGGAGTCGAGCATCGCCTACGCGGAGTACATCCCGAAGGTCTCGCTGATGCTCCTGGGGAACTTCCTGTGGCGGCAGAAGACGAAGTACCTCGTCCTGGATTTCCACCCGCTCGCGCTGTTTTACCTCGTCGGGGCCGGGACGGCCGCGATCGGCGTGCTCGGCACACTCTTGACGGTCGGGACCGCGCTTTCGGCGATCGGCGCGCCGGTCGTCCAGGGCTCGACGAGCCTGTTGCTGTTTCTCGCCGGCGTCGCGTTCCTGCTGTTCGCGATGGTGTTCGACATGGCCGAGAGCGAACACCTCGAGGCGCAGATCCACTGA
- a CDS encoding glycosyltransferase family 2 protein: MTRISVVIPTYDRATTLPRAIDSALDQTIDDIEVVVVDDGSTDETGSVLASYEDPRVRPVVHATNQGANVARNTGIEHARGEYVAFLDSDDEWHPEKLERQLAALSDRSDDWVGAYCDATFDLTGTSGRIRSAAAAVLARGDEDPVREGGEELVGEILADNVQPGAGSTLLVRTSVAREAGGFDETLDRFQDPEFCLRVLERGKLAYVDEPLVRREETGHPPADVIRNASQQYLAAYEDEVDRFEAAGYEIRSTHELLVGKRYLAEGRLLRGAWHLRRAAASPRHVPGLCWAAGTGIRRRPIPIVATVLLAGLAASVGQRRIASGAIDLDGARDGTDEPRDESDDEARVAGGDES; the protein is encoded by the coding sequence ATGACTCGCATCAGCGTGGTTATCCCGACGTACGATAGAGCGACGACGCTCCCCCGCGCGATCGACAGCGCGCTCGACCAGACGATCGACGACATCGAGGTGGTCGTCGTCGACGACGGCTCGACCGACGAGACCGGGTCCGTGCTGGCGAGCTACGAGGACCCGCGGGTCCGGCCGGTCGTCCACGCGACCAACCAGGGGGCGAACGTCGCCCGGAATACGGGCATCGAACACGCCCGCGGGGAGTACGTCGCCTTCCTCGACTCGGACGACGAGTGGCACCCCGAGAAGCTCGAGCGGCAACTCGCGGCCCTCTCGGATCGATCGGACGACTGGGTCGGCGCCTACTGCGACGCGACGTTCGACCTCACGGGAACGAGCGGCCGGATCCGATCGGCCGCCGCGGCCGTGCTCGCCCGCGGGGACGAGGACCCCGTCCGGGAAGGCGGCGAAGAACTGGTCGGCGAGATCCTCGCGGACAACGTCCAGCCGGGTGCGGGGTCGACGCTGCTGGTCCGGACGAGCGTCGCCAGGGAGGCCGGCGGCTTCGACGAGACGCTCGATCGGTTCCAGGACCCGGAGTTCTGCCTGCGCGTGCTCGAACGCGGCAAGCTCGCCTACGTCGACGAGCCGCTGGTGCGCCGCGAAGAGACCGGCCACCCGCCCGCGGACGTGATCCGGAACGCCAGCCAGCAGTACCTCGCGGCCTACGAGGACGAGGTCGACCGCTTCGAGGCGGCGGGCTACGAGATCCGATCGACGCACGAACTGCTCGTCGGGAAACGGTACCTCGCCGAGGGGCGACTCCTGCGGGGCGCGTGGCACCTCCGGCGGGCCGCCGCCTCGCCGCGACACGTCCCCGGCCTCTGCTGGGCCGCCGGAACCGGGATTCGGCGGCGGCCGATACCGATCGTCGCGACGGTCCTGCTCGCGGGACTCGCCGCGTCGGTCGGCCAGCGGCGGATCGCCAGCGGTGCGATCGATCTCGACGGGGCCCGGGACGGCACGGACGAGCCACGGGACGAGAGCGACGACGAGGCGCGAGTTGCGGGCGGCGACGAGTCGTAA